In the Paenibacillus sp. FSL R7-0337 genome, CCTTCTTTTACAAATGAAACTACGGCTACTGTTAATTTTTTACGGCATAAGGATGCTGGACCGGAAGGGTACGGATCAGCGGTCTATTATAAGGACTTGGATAAGCAGCCTCACTATTCAGACGCCACTGCCGAGACCATAGAACGGTTTGTAAGTACAAAGAGTGACCTTCATGTAGCAGATGAAATCGATCGAGTAGAGCTTTTCCTGGATTCTAAGTTTCTAAACGATGGTGTGATGCTGGTAGACAGTCCAGGACTTAACGGTGTGGCTGAGGGTCATAAGGAAATTACAGAGAGACAAATTGAAAAGTCTCATGCTTGTATCTTTATGTTCTCTGCGGAGCAGCCGGGTCGTAAAACGGATTTTGAATTCCTCACGAATCTAAGATCAAAGGTTGATACGATTATACTTGTCCTAAACAAAATCGATGTAGTGAAATCCAACGAACAATCTATAGAGGATGTTATGAATAATTTGCGGACTAGCTATCGCAAGTTTTTTCCGGATCAGCCGCTGCCAGAGATTTGGCCTGTCGCGGCGTATCCGGGGTTGGTCGCTAGAAGTAGTCAACTCCTGACCTATCAAGGGAAGGAATCCCATTCTTTAGAAGAGAAACAGCACTACCTTTCCATATCGAGAATGGAGGCGTTTGAACAGCGACTATGGCGTTTTCTTATTCAAGGAGAGAAAACACGCCAACAGCTTTACGCGCCAGTGGACCGAGTGAAGAAACTCTTTGTTGCAAGGCTTAAGGAGCTGAATGAGCTTAGGCAGGATCTGCTTCTATCTACGGACACTCAGAATATCGTGTTGGAGCTTGGGGCTCTGGAAGAAGAAATACGACAAGTGGAAGATAAGCTTTCCGAGAAGAAGCAGGTTCTCTTTGAAGAGATCAATCAAATCGTAAAGGATACACGCATACTGCTAAGTAGCTGCACACGTGATATGAAGCAACGGCTTATAAATGATGTACACGAATGGACAGATCTTGACCAGGTGCAGCAGGATATCGAACAGTTCAACAAAAAAATAGTGAAGCAGTACCAACAGGTTGCCGATCAAGTATATCAGGAGTTCATGGACGAATTCACAGAATTGCTTCACGGCCGTTATGAAGAGTATCAACAGCAGATCGAAGGTGAAATATCGGCCAAGCTTGTAGGGATTGAATTTAAACTGCAGGGTCAGCTTGAGGCGGACTCTTTCGATTTCTATTTTGGATTGGATGAATACCGCACGCGTAAGGATATTTATGAGCAAGAGCTTGAAGAACTAGATGACCGGATAAATAAGGTTATGGATGAAAGACTCCAGGCTGACGAGCAACGGAACCGGAAATCTGAGCTTGAGCAGAAGTTGGATGATCTTAAACAACGTGAGCAGACTTACTTGGCATCCTTCGGTCCCCGGCCAACAGCAAATCGGATTGCAGAGGAGTTTACCGATAAGAAAAGCCGCGGTGGAGTTATTGGATGGATTGGAGAATTGTTAATTGGAAAAAAAGAAGTGAAACGAACGGAATATATCACTGATGAAAGTGCCCGACGAGACCATGATGCGCAAATTGCCAAGATTGAGGGGCAATTTGTGCAGGAATCGAACGAGCTTAGAATGAAATTGCAAGCGGTAGCTGATCCGCAAAAGAGTCTGGAGCAATATCGACAGATGATGTCGCAACTGGAGAAGCTGAACCTGAAGAAGCGGCAGGAGCAGGAGAAGTTCGAGAAAGACTTCAAGGTGCAGTTCCAGAAGAAGCATGCAGCTGCCTTGCGAAAGGTTCGGAATGAGATTGAGGATTTTGTTGATAGTATGGAGAAAGAGGTCGGAGAAATCTTCATTAAGGAGCTTCGTAATCAGCGCAACCAGCTATGTAATATTGCAGTGGATATCATTCAAAATAATCTTCAACGGCTGATCGAGCAGAAGCAGTCTCGGTTAATGCTTCGCAAACAGCAGTTGGAATCTTCCGTGGATGAGAAAGAGAGCCTGATTCAGGGCTGTGATCAAGAAATTGAAACCATTCGTGTTATCTTAGAGGATGCAGTATCCCTTGCAACGGAATTGGAAATGACGGAAGTGGATAGCATTTCTTCGGAAGAATATGAGTACGTAACAGATTAGAAGGGGGAGATCACAATCCGTGAAAAAATTGATAAATACCTATCAAGAAATCGCCTCATACTTGGGTGATGAGAGTAGTCAGCATTTGCTTGAGGGGTTGGCATCCAGACATCTTAACGGGGAATTCTACTTGCCTGTTATCGGCCAATACTCTGCCGGAAAATCGAGATTTATTAATACACTCCTGGGGATAGAATATTTACCAACAAAAGGAAATGAAACTACTGCCTTCCCGACATTTA is a window encoding:
- a CDS encoding dynamin family protein, translating into MDTDWIKEQYEDRRQRVMSLLAQSRDYYAGIDMQDQVQSFETLYTHLEKGYFSIVVVGEFSAGKSTFLNALMGEKYLPSFTNETTATVNFLRHKDAGPEGYGSAVYYKDLDKQPHYSDATAETIERFVSTKSDLHVADEIDRVELFLDSKFLNDGVMLVDSPGLNGVAEGHKEITERQIEKSHACIFMFSAEQPGRKTDFEFLTNLRSKVDTIILVLNKIDVVKSNEQSIEDVMNNLRTSYRKFFPDQPLPEIWPVAAYPGLVARSSQLLTYQGKESHSLEEKQHYLSISRMEAFEQRLWRFLIQGEKTRQQLYAPVDRVKKLFVARLKELNELRQDLLLSTDTQNIVLELGALEEEIRQVEDKLSEKKQVLFEEINQIVKDTRILLSSCTRDMKQRLINDVHEWTDLDQVQQDIEQFNKKIVKQYQQVADQVYQEFMDEFTELLHGRYEEYQQQIEGEISAKLVGIEFKLQGQLEADSFDFYFGLDEYRTRKDIYEQELEELDDRINKVMDERLQADEQRNRKSELEQKLDDLKQREQTYLASFGPRPTANRIAEEFTDKKSRGGVIGWIGELLIGKKEVKRTEYITDESARRDHDAQIAKIEGQFVQESNELRMKLQAVADPQKSLEQYRQMMSQLEKLNLKKRQEQEKFEKDFKVQFQKKHAAALRKVRNEIEDFVDSMEKEVGEIFIKELRNQRNQLCNIAVDIIQNNLQRLIEQKQSRLMLRKQQLESSVDEKESLIQGCDQEIETIRVILEDAVSLATELEMTEVDSISSEEYEYVTD